One Desulforhopalus sp. DNA segment encodes these proteins:
- a CDS encoding cold shock domain-containing protein — protein MAQGTVKWFNDAKGFGFIEQDGGKDIFVHHTAIQAQGFKSLEEGARVTFEVVDGPKGPAAANVVQQ, from the coding sequence ATGGCACAAGGAACAGTAAAATGGTTTAACGATGCAAAAGGTTTTGGATTCATTGAGCAGGACGGCGGCAAGGATATCTTTGTTCACCACACTGCCATTCAGGCCCAGGGCTTTAAATCCCTGGAGGAAGGTGCGCGAGTTACCTTCGAGGTCGTCGACGGCCCCAAAGGTCCGGCAGCCGCAAACGTTGTTCAGCAATAA